The genomic stretch CGAGTGCTTCAAGCCCGATGGTACCGGCTCCGGCAGCAAGGGTGGATTTGATGATGAAGTCTTTTCGTGAGAACATAACGATTTGGTTTATGAAGGATGAATTGTATCGGTTCCGCGAAGCAAAGGGGAGCCGTTAGGGTGTGACTGTTTTAGCGCCATCTACAAAGAAGTTGGTTTCTCCTTGCCAAAACATGTTTTTGATTTTTTCTTTGTAGTGAAGCGATACGCGCTTGCCTTCCATTCGCATGAGGGAGTCGGCCACCGCTTTGTCGTTCACGGAAAATTCCCAAATCTGGTTCAACTGGGCGGTGTTGGGGAGGTTGCCCATGCCGCCGAGATTGAGTTCGCCTTCATAGGTCTTAAACAGAAATCCTTTTTCGGAAAACTTAACCAGCACTCCGGCTCGGTTGCCTTCGCTGTAGGTGTATTGGGAGAAAAGGTAGGCAAAGGCAAGCCCGGCAATCAAGATGCCGAGAAAGATGTAACCGATTGTTTTGAAGATAGAGGTCTTTTTTACGCTGGGTTCGTTCATGTTATTTTAGTTTTAGAAAACTAAAGTAGCATTCTCTGGCTTGAAAAGGTTTTTTTTAGGATAAAAGGGATTTGTGCAAGAGCAGCAGGGGAAATGCTTTTTCGCGCAAAGTGCGCAAAGGGTGAAGCAGTAGAGAAATACTTTGCGCTCTTTGCGATAGCCTTAGCGACCTCTGCGTGAAACAGTATTGTAGTTTAAGCTGATAGAAAGAATCTGACGAAGCGACTAACGAAGAATTGTCACAGACCCTTGCAGGTCTTTTCCGGTTCCGTCGGCAAAGACGAGGTGCATCATGTAGCGATATACGCCCATGGGGGAGGTTTCGCCCCGATAGCTGCCGTCCCACTGAAAGCCATGGTCATCGGTTTCGTACACCTTTTCGCCGAGACGATTGAAGAGCACAAAATTCATTTGGCGGACATCGCTCATGTCTCCAAAGAGTTGAAGCACATCGTTGTTGCCGTCGTTGTTGGGAGTGAAAGCGTTAGGCAAGAAAATATTGTC from Bacteroidota bacterium encodes the following:
- a CDS encoding 6-phosphogluconate dehydrogenase, with the protein product MNEPSVKKTSIFKTIGYIFLGILIAGLAFAYLFSQYTYSEGNRAGVLVKFSEKGFLFKTYEGELNLGGMGNLPNTAQLNQIWEFSVNDKAVADSLMRMEGKRVSLHYKEKIKNMFWQGETNFFVDGAKTVTP